GCTGCACCAGTCGCCGCCCCAGATTCGGAAGACGAGTCCGTCCTCCGAGAGGGTCTCGACGGCGTCGGCGTAGGAGTCGGCGTCCCACGCGGGGTTCGGTCGCATCGTCTCCAGCGTTCCGGATTCGGCGTCGGCCATGGGGGAGGATAGCGAACGCGGGGACGTAAACCGCGCGGTGGCGGTGAGGCTCGCCGCGCGCCCGTCTCATCGGTCGCGTGGGCTCCCCGAAGTGCTTTTGTCGATTCCTTGCTACCATATCCCATTCGTGTCGAGAACGACGCCGCGGACCGACGGCGGGACGGAGGACGACCCAGAGCGGTCGGTGACGCCGCTGGAACTGTTCTTCGACTTGGTGTTCGTCTTCGCGTTCACGCAGGTTTCGAGTCTGCTCGCGCACGACCTCACGTGGACCGGATTCGCCAGCGGCGCGGCGCTGTTGGCCGCCCTGTGGTGGGCGTGGGTCGGCTACTCGTGGCTGACGGGTGCCGTGGACGCCGAGGCAGTGCTTCCGGTTCGGCTGGTGGTTCTGACCGCGATGGCGGCGATGCTCCTCGTCGCGCTGGCGGTCCCCGACGCGTTCGGCGACGACGCACTCCTCTTCGCCGCCGGCTACCTCGTCGTCCGGACGTTGCACCTCGTGCTGTACGCCGTCGTCGCCGCTTCCGAGAGTCGCTCGGCGGTCCGACGGGTCGCGCCGGGGTTTCTCGGCGGTCCACTCATCTTGGTCGCCGCGGCGTTCTCCGACGGAGCGGTGCAGGCGGGCCTGTGGCTGTCGGCGCTCGCGTTGGACTACGGCGTCGTCTTCGTGCGCGGTGTCGAGGGTTTCCGCGTCACCGTCTCGCACTTCGTCGAACGACACCGGCTCGTCGTCATCATCGCCCTCGGCGAGTCGCTCGTCGCCATCGGAATCGGCGCCGACGGCCTGCCGTTGAGGGCGGGCGTCGTCGTCGCGGCGCTGCTCGGCATCGTCCTCGTCGTCGCGCTCTGGTGGCTCTACTTCGACTACGTCGTGCTCGCCGCGGAACGCCGACTGGCGCGCGAACGCGGGGACGCCCGGGCGGCGCTGGCGCGCGACTCGTACAGTTACATCCACCTTCTCATGGTCGGCGGGGTCATCTACGTCGCCCTCGGCATCGAACGGACGCTCGCTCACTTCGACGAACCGCTCGGCCTGCTCCCCGCCGTCGCGCTCTGCGGCGGGTGCGCGCTCTACCTCTTCGGACACAACGCGTTCCGGTACCGCGACCACCGGACGGT
This Halogeometricum sp. S3BR5-2 DNA region includes the following protein-coding sequences:
- a CDS encoding low temperature requirement protein A → MSRTTPRTDGGTEDDPERSVTPLELFFDLVFVFAFTQVSSLLAHDLTWTGFASGAALLAALWWAWVGYSWLTGAVDAEAVLPVRLVVLTAMAAMLLVALAVPDAFGDDALLFAAGYLVVRTLHLVLYAVVAASESRSAVRRVAPGFLGGPLILVAAAFSDGAVQAGLWLSALALDYGVVFVRGVEGFRVTVSHFVERHRLVVIIALGESLVAIGIGADGLPLRAGVVVAALLGIVLVVALWWLYFDYVVLAAERRLARERGDARAALARDSYSYIHLLMVGGVIYVALGIERTLAHFDEPLGLLPAVALCGGCALYLFGHNAFRYRDHRTVSVPRLVVAAAVLALIPLAVRVPSVAALAAVTALFVGLAGYETVRSEHRKRLRAAGTDAG